The Arachis hypogaea cultivar Tifrunner chromosome 14, arahy.Tifrunner.gnm2.J5K5, whole genome shotgun sequence genome has a segment encoding these proteins:
- the LOC112742404 gene encoding uncharacterized protein: MEVSGPMKPRLRIRGQNQTRPSSSSALHRHLFHSFVTTTTATTAGISNDHLNKLHADIVSTIKTTLDNHNVLAKSFRLARDALTTNSNNSVCLRLIGKRGKDGRRYNLPSVSEVAALIVGNFDGSTKERDIIVETKSRSLQRITELHPAYLGLQYPLLFPYGEDGWRENIILNKVKKKPTDEDKHVTMHDFFAFRIQDRPSHNGVLLYSHRLFQQFIVDAFSMVESARLKFIYTHQTEFRAEIYNGLRDAVFNGETNAASKGKRIILPATFTGGPRYMIQNYQDAMAICRCVGPDLFITFTCNLQWDKIQRYCRMHKVKPEDRPDMICRLFKVKVDMMIKDLRYNKLFGTTKAVIYTIEFQKRGLPHAHILLFLHEQDKYPTLADIDKIICAEIPDADVDNAYYEAVKSFMLHSPCGLSKPTSPCMEEGRCIRHFPKKFNKMTTVDEDDYPVYKRRDNERTVEVLGIHLDNRYVVPHNKMLLLKYRAHINVEWCNQSRSIKYLFKYVNKGSDRVTAYFSTKSTNGKATLEVDEVKIFYDCRYISPCEAAWRIFCYEIHYRNPSVERLSFRLPDQKLVVFTNNESLVEAVAKTTVKESMFLGWFAANKTNAEARKLTYNEFPSKFVWKSSLRAWEPRKSHQVIGRIIFVPPSSGELYYLRLLLNIVKGLTTYANIRTYNGVIYSSFRDACYTHDLLDDNKEYIDAIEESHVWPTCHLYIYYFLNISDLLFSDEELKDLTLIDIEQILNSNGKTLCDYPTMPFPSRDTDHLRTRNKMIFDELNYDRVLLEKQHNDCLSKLTAEQKGVYDKIMSSTDSQHGRVFFLYGHGGIGKTFLWITLASALRSRGQIVLTVASSGIASLLLSGGRTAHSRFAIPLTPDEFSTCNIKQGSPLAELIVIAKLIVWDEAPMMSKFCFEALDKTLKDLMRFKDDHNQHLPFGGKTIVFGGDFRQILPVIPKGTRQNIILQVGNGISDRSSDGCNSINIPPEFLITNYSDPIKAIVEAIYSDYIADMCNESNLKGRAILAPTGNAVDEVNDYMTVMNSNECKTYVSSNKCLSEGGSNQIQAMHTPEFLATIKCSGVPNHELKLKVGCPVMFIRNIDHSSGLCNGAPAAVFQLSRRIPLPPEHSSRVSQPPDMADNGVHQLTQAELKAQMAELQAEVKRLAELSAQNNTNKRE, encoded by the exons CTCTAATGATCACTTGAACAAGCTTCATGCGGATATTGTCTCTACCATCAAAACTACGTTGGATAATCATAATGTCCTTGCAAAGTCTTTTCGACTTGCTCGCGATGCACTCACAACAAACAGCAATAATTCTGTTTGCCTTCGACTCATAGGCAAAAGAGGAAAAGATGGGAGGAGGTATAATTTGCCTTCAGTGTCTGAGGTTGCTGCTTTAATTGTCGGTAATTTTGATGGATCCACAAAAGAACGAGATATTATTGTTGAGACCAAATCAAGGTCGCTTCAAAGAATAACAGAGCTCCACCCAGCTTATCTAGGCTTGCAATATCCTCTTTTATTCCCTTATGGTGAAGATGGATGGAGAGAAAATATTATCTTGAACAAAGTTAAGAAAAAACCAACAGATGAAGACAAGCATGTCACAATGCACGACTTTTTCGCATTTCGAATCCAAGACCGACCTTCGCACAACGGTGTCCTGTTATATTCCCACCGGTTATTCCAACAGTTCATAGTTGATGCATTCTCAATGGTTGAAAGTGCtagattgaaatttatttacaCCCACCAAACCGAATTTAGAGCTGAGATCTACAATGGGCTTCGGGATGCCGTTTTCAACGGCGAGACCAATGCTGCCTCAAAGGGTAAGAGAATTATACTGCCAGCAACATTTACTGGTGGGCCAAGATACATGATTCAAAATTATCAAGACGCCATGGCAATATGTAGGTGCGTTGGTCCAGATTTATTCATCACTTTTACATGCAATCTGCAATGGGACAAAATACAACGGTATTGTAGAATGCATAAAGTCAAACCAGAGGACAGGCCAGACATGATTTGCAGACTATTCAAGGTTAAAGTGGACATGATGATTAAAGATCTTAGATACAACAAATTATTTGGTACTACAAAAGCAG TTATCTACACAATAGAATTCCAAAAGAGGGGACTCCCACATGCACATATATTATTATTCTTGCATGAACAAGATAAATACCCAACCCTTGCAGACATAGACAAAATCATATGTGCTGAAATTCCTGATGCTGATGTTGACAATGCATATTACGAGGCTGTAAAGAGTTTTATGCTTCATAGTCCATGTGGTCTTAGCAAACCAACTTCGCCTTGCATGGAGGAAGGTCGTTGCATCCGTCATTTCCCTAAGAAGTTCAACAAAATGACTACAGTTGATGAAGATGATTACCCAGTATATAAGCGTCGAGACAATGAACGCACGGTGGAAGTTTTAGGAATTCATCTAGACAACCGATATGTCGTGCCACATAATAAAATGTTGTTGCTAAAATACCGTGCTCACATTAACGTCGAATGGTGCAACCAGTCAAGATCTATCAAGTATTTGTTCAAATATGTAAATAAAGGAAGTGATCGCGTCACAGCCTATTTTTCTACGAAGTCCACCAATGGTAAGGCAACTTTAGAAGTTGATGAAGTGAAAATATTTTACGATTGTCGATATATATCTCCTTGTGAAGCTGCTTGGAGGATCTTTTGCTATGAGATTCACTACAGAAATCCATCGGTTGAGAGGCTAAGCTTTCGTTTGCCGGATCAAAAATTGGTTGTATTTACGAATAATGAATCATTGGTTGAAGCTGTTGCAAAGACAACTGTTAAAGAGTCCATGTTTCTAGGCTGGTttgcagcaaacaaaacaaatgcTGAAGCTAGAAAACTAACCTATAATGAGTTTCCAAGCAAGTTTGTTTGGAAATCATCTCTGAGAGCTTGGGAACCCAGGAAAAGTCATCAGGTCATTGGAAGGATCATCTTTGTACCACCATCATCCGGTGAGCTATATTATTTAAGGTTGTTGTTAAACATTGTAAAAGGACTAACAACCTATGCAAATATTAGGACTTATAATGGTGTAATCTACTCATCATTTCGAGATGCATGCTATACACATGATTTGCTAGACGACAACAAAGAATATATTGATGCAATTGAAGAA AGTCATGTTTGGCCTACATG tcacttatatatatattactttctAAACATTTCAGATCTACTTTTCAGTGACGAAGAATTAAAGGATCTAACCTTGATTGACATTGAACAAATATTGAACAGTAACGGAAAGACTTTGTGCGATTATCCAACCATGCCATTTCCATCAAGAGATACCGACCATCTTAGGACGCGAAACAAAATGATCTTTGACGAATTAAATTATGATCGTGTTCTGTTAGAAAAGCAACACAATGACTGCCTCTCAAAATTGACTGCCGAGCAAAAGGGGGTATATGATAAAATCATGAGCTCTACAGATAGTCAACATGGACGTGTGTTCTTTTTGTATGGTCATGGAGGTATAGGAAAAACTTTCCTTTGGATAACTTTAGCTTCAGCACTAAGATCACGTGGACAAATAGTGCTAACTGTTGCATCTAGCGGCATTGCCTCTCTACTGTTATCTGGAGGTCGAACTGCACATTCTAGGTTTGCCATACCATTAACTCCAGATGAGTTCTCTACTTGCAACATTAAGCAAGGAAGTCCATTAGCAGAATTAATTGTAATAGCTAAGCTAATTGTTTGGGACGAAGCTCCCATGATGAGCAAATTCTGTTTTGAGGCATTGGACAAGACATTGAAGGATTTGATGAGATTCAAAGATGATCATAACCAGCACTTGCCGTTTGGAGGTAAAACAATTGTTTTTGGTGGGGATTTTCGACAAATTTTGCCTGTCATCCCAAAAGGAACAAGACAAAACATT ATACTTCAAGTTGGCAACGGAATATCTGACAGATCAAGTGATGGCTGCAATAGCATTAACATACCTCCTGAATTCCTTATCACTAATTATAGTGATCCTATTAAGGCAATTGTGGAGGCAATCTATTCTGATTACATTGCTGACATGTGTAATGAAAGCAACTTAAAAGGTCGCGCTATCTTAGCTCCTACGGGTAATGCTGTAGATGAGGTAAATGATTACATGACTGTAATGAACAGCAATGAATGCAAGACATATGTTAGTTCCAACAAATGTCTGTCCGAGGGAGGTAGCaatcaaattcaagctatgcaTACACCAGAGTTTTTAGCAACAATTAAGTGCTCGGGGGTTCCAAATCACGAATTGAAGCTCAAAGTTGGTTGCCCTGTGATGTTTATTAGAAATATTGATCACTCATCAGGCCTTTGCAATG gtgctcccgccgCGGTGTTCCAACTCAGCCGACGTATACCTCTTCCACCTGAGCACAGTAGCAG GGTCTCGCAACCTCCCGACATGGCCGACAATGGAGTTCATCAACTCACACAGGCCGAACTTAAAGCCCAGATGGCCGAACTACAAGCAGAGGTTAAAAGACTCGCCGAGTTGTCAGCACAGAACAACACCAACAAACGGGAATAG
- the LOC112742403 gene encoding uncharacterized protein has protein sequence MPKHFTLPSSLEPYKGIGDPRAHIKKFQSMMFFNGSNNEPVLCRAFSTYLDGATLLWFSKLPAGSISSFEELAKSFIDYFVTARIYVHGSDYLGTIRQGPQESLKDYLTRFAEATMEIPDLDPAVHLHALKAGLRPGKFRETIAITKPKTLEEFRERAAGQMEIEELREANKTERKPKREEDRMPRSAHNKELGKPFKLTLKFDNYTRFNTRREKIIKEILSAKIIKPPARAGSYQDQRFVDKSKHSAFHQKYRYTTDECVIAKDLLERLARQGLLDKYIEGRKHKEGNRDKEECQQASGNMEANKWPNNTQPKGIINCISGGFAGGGETTSARKRSYRAMLAIEGTAPPSSQHTPDLEITFNKADICSVAPHLDDPVVISIQTGDLLVRKVLLDPGSSADVLFYSTFLKMNLSEKLMQPSSGELVGFSGERVPIKGYIWLKTTMGDDPLSRTLDIQYLIVDCTSPYNIILGRPALNMFRAVISTFHLCVKFQAQDGKIATIHSDRQQARQCYNSSLKRSNTRQKQHEVKAVQTMEEVLSLAELDPRGDTQERPQPADELQKIQLTSKTGTGNIHRPGATRTRKVGSYQDIISQR, from the coding sequence ATGCCAAAGCATTTCACACTGCCTTCCTCACTTGAGCCATATAAGGGGATTGGTGACCCTCGGGCTCATATTAAAAAATTCCagtctatgatgttttttaacggCTCTAATAATGAACCTGTGCTTTGCAGAGCTTTCTCAACTTACCTTGACGGAGCTACTTTGCTTTGGTTTTCGAAATTACCTGCAGGGTCAATTTCTTCTTTCGAAGAGCTAGCAAAGTCTTTCATTGATTACTTTGTTACAGCACGAATATATGTCCACGGATCGGATTATCTCGGCACCATCCGCCAAGGTCCCCAGGAAAGTCTGAAAGACTACCTGACCAGATTCGCAGAGGCAACAATGGAAATACCCGATCTGGATCCCGCTGTCCACCTACATGCACTTAAGGCCGGCCTCCGACCCGGAAAGTTCAGAGAGACAATTGCAATCACTAAACCAAAGACATTAGAGGAGTTCCGGGAGAGAGCAGCTGGACAGATGGAGATTGAAGAACTACGTGAGGCCAATAAGACAGAAAGAAAACCTAAGAGGGAGGAAGACCGAATGCCAAGGTCGGCTCATAACAAAGAGCTCGGCAAACCATTCAAACTCACTCTGAAATTCGACAACTACACCAGGTTCAACACAAGGAGGgaaaaaataatcaaagaaataCTCAGCGCCAAGATCATAAAACCACCAGCGAGAGCGGGGAGCTATCAGGACCAGAGGTTTGTAGACAAAAGCAAGCACTCGGCCTTCCACCAGAAATACAGATACACAACCGATGAGTGCGTAATAGCCAAGGACCTATTGGAAAGACTTGCTCGGCAAGGCCTACTAGATAAGTACATCGAAGGAAGGAAACATAAAGAAGGCAATAGGGACAAGGAGGAATGCCAACAGGCCTCGGGAAACATGGAAGCCAACAAATGGCCAAACAACACCCAACCCAAAGGGATTATAAACTGCATATCCGGGGGATTTGCCGGAGGAGGCGAAACAACATCGGCAAGGAAGCGGAGCTACCGAGCTATGCTGGCCATCGAAGGAACAGCGCCACCAAGCAGCCAACATACACCCGACCTAGAGATTACTTTCAACAAGGCAGACATATGCTCGGTGGCCCCACACTTAGACGATCCAGTGGTAATCTCTATCCAAACAGGCGATCTATTGGTAAGAAAAGTCCTTTTGGACCCAGGTAGCAGTGCGGATGTTCTCTTTTATTCTAcctttttaaaaatgaatttatCTGAAAAACTCATGCAACCATCATCCGGAGAACTAGTAGGATTCTCCGGAGAAAGGGTACCAATCAAAGGTTATATATGGCTAAAAACAACAATGGGAGATGATCCATTGTCAAGAACCCTTGATATACAATATCTAATAGTTGACTGCACGAGTCCCTACAATATTATTCTCGGAAGACCTGCTCTGAACATGTTCAGAGCAGTGATATCAACTTTTCATCTATGTGTTAAATTTCAGGCACAAGACGGCAAAATAGCAACAATTCACTCGGACCGCCAACAAGCTCGACAGTGCTATAACTCTAGCCTAAAGAGGTCGAACACAAGGCAGAAACAACACGAAGTCAAAGCAGTACAAACCATGGAGGAAGTTTTGTCCCTAGCCGAGCTCGACCCTCGAGGAGACACCCAAGAGAGACCTCAACCAGCAGACgagctccaaaaaatccaactGACATCAAAAACCGGAACAGGTAACATACATCGACCAGGCGCTACAAGGACAAGAAAGGTCGGATCTTATCAAGATATTATAAGCCAACGCTGA